The DNA window TTTGGTATCATTCAAATGGATGTCTGTGGTCTTAAACTAATTATACAAATGTAACATTGAATTGAgatcatgttcaagtaataacctaaaaggTCTATTATATGAATAAGGTTGGGTGTCTTATTCTCATAAGACTATTGATACGGCCCACTTTGTAATCTTAATCATTCATGTGTAGACATGTAAATGGGGTATCATatacaataaatttgtataagattagaccaagaaatatttaatctctttatCAATTCGTTagttgagaagattaatatttcacatatGATCATATGCTTGAGTTATGAATTCCTGCTTGCCCTTTATTTTACAAGTGAGAAGGACTCTTTTAGCCATTGTCtaccatttttgttctttaatttacatgagtgagaatgactcttttagccaataccatttttgttctttaatttacCACTAATTCAATGTCTATCACTTTGAAGACTGACTTTGGAGGCCATGAAAGGGAGCGAACTTTGGAATGAGGGCCATGGATCAACCCTATCTTTTAACTTANNNNNNNNNNNNNNNNNNNNNNNNNNNNNNNNNNNNNNNNNNNNNNNNNNNNNNNNNNNNNNNNNNNNNNNNNNNNNNNNNNNNNNNNNNNNNNNNNNNNNNNNNNNNNNNNNNNNNNNNNNNNNNNNNNNNNNNNNNNNNNNNNNNNNNNNNNNNNNNNNNNNNNNNNNNNNNNNNNNNNNNNNNNNNNNNNNNNNNNNNNNNNNNNNNNNNNNNNNNttttttttttttttttttttttttttttataaattttaagctTATGGAAATTAGATTTGTCTTTGAGATGGTTAATGGAATGAATAATGTTTTCCTGTACCTTCTAAATTCAATatcaatatgttttgtttgatcatttttttttaattttttttaattttttaaactaaatttaaaatgtttccaacaaaaaaagaaaaaagttgcGTAGACAAAATAAGTTATTGTATATCTCATAATATTTCTGGGTATCACAACTCTGGTACAAACTAGAACCTCATCACcatattttattgtttctaTAGCATATAAGGAAGAGTagattgaaaaacaagaaatgcatatccaaaatccaaaaggaaagaaacCCCTTTTAAGTTATTAAACCTCAAACACCTAAACTTTGATGATTGGACTAAACAATTAAGGTTTGCCATTGGGCATATTAGTAGGAACTCCAGCCGGGTTGAGGTCATCCCAAGCTTCAATCCAAGTCACCATCGCATCTGCAAGCTTGTCAAAGTAAGGGTCTACTTTGCTAAGCTTGTCCTTCACTTGTTTGGCAAGCTCAAAGTAGCACTTTTGGACAGTGGTGCAATCTTTTGGAAGAACAACTTGTTGGAAGAATGGGATGATGTCTTCCTGCCAGAAAATGCCCTTATACTCCTTCCTCAGGTTCACAAATGGGTTGCTTGCCTTGCTATGATAGATGTATGGCAGCCCTGTTTTCACTCCCAGCCCCAGATGGTCACATATAACCTAAAGATATGATCTAACGTATTAATTCAagaactattttgtttttcttaggTTATGAAGAGGAGCAGAAGGGCGCACCTTGATACACCAGCCTGCCCACATGTCGTCGTATCGACCGATTGGCTGGCCATCACCCATGAGTCCAAAGTACATTGCAGGGCCTATGAGATCTCGGTCAAATGCCAAGTTCATACCACACATGGGGAACAAAGTGCCTTTTGGGATTGTTAAAACAGCATCCACAAACCTTTTTCAGAGAATGAAGCTCATTAGACGACAAATTTGACTGAAACTTAGGGGCTTATGGAAATTATTGCATACCTTGTGTTCCTTTCCAGAGGCTTAACAAGCTGAGTTGGTGCATCATAATCAGGGATGTTAAGCCAGAGGCCATGAGAAACAGCAGTGGGGACACCCTCTCGCAGACTGAAGGGATATCCACGCACAAAGTCAGCACCATCTCGGTAAGGGTCGTAAAGggtgttgaagaagaagggggtGGAGGGGCAGAGGAGGTTTTTGATGTGCTGTGCAAGTGCATTGATGGGTTTCCCAGACGGATCACTTGCAACCTAGATGACACAACATAAGGATTCAGATTCAAAACTTCAACCTGGATCAATATTTACAAGATTTGTTCAAACCCACATCAGTGAGGCATTTTCACAAACAGATGGCAGGCATTCAAAACCAACCAAAGATTCAAGGTGaatacataaattaattaaaaaagtaaaccCAACCCACAAAAGATCAATCAGCAAACAATCACAAAGGAAGAGAAAAGCGAAAGAGAACTCACAAAGCAATCATCATCAATGGTGAAGATATACTTCTTTTTGGAGACCATGTAGCCAAAGCATCGGCAAGCAGAGTCCTTAAAGGAAATGCAATTGGCTCTAGGACCCAGAATCCGATTGATGTCATTGCGATTATAGAGCTCATAATCGAATCCCTCGGGGACTTTGATGACCTTGGAGGGGTCCCCATCTTGGACAATGATGAGATGATAGGGCTGGAAGAAGGGCCTCCACATCTCGAGGAAGTCGAGGTTTCTGATGGTGGGGATGACGATGTCGAGCTCATCTTTGAGCAATGAGGTTGGGGAGGAGGCGGAGTCAGCCATGGGAGAGGGAGCAGAGAGGTGGGGTTGGAATTGGAGACGGGGATGTGAAGGAAATGGGGATTGAGAGTGGAATTATAAATGGGAGTGATTGTGAGAGGGCGTAGAGTTAGGCAGAAGCGAGTGGCTTAAAGGCGCCATTAAAGTAGAGAAAGAGCGAGAGGTGTCCGAATTTCAAAGGAAAACGAAGAATTGTTCTGTGGTCAAACTGGCCGGGTTGATCGGATGAATTTATGAGCTTTATGTTTATTTCNaaaaaaaaaaaaaaaaaaaaaaaaaaaaaaaaaaaaaaaactatattttttttttgaagaaaataatatttcttttcaaaatctttcataatatttaattagttaagtAGTTTCTCATGGGTTtactttttagattttggtcGGATTAGTATTTACACTAGAGGAATGAATTAAAACTATATTCAAAAGAGAGCAATCACGAGGATAcgatgactaagaaagacatcaaataaattaaagttgtTTATACTAACAAAGtgtacttttcttttcggtggctcaattATAGACAACTCTAAACTTAAGCGTGATTTGCTTGAAGGGACTCGTTTTGATACGTGGGAATAGTCTATACTCTTAGAAGGGAGAAATTAATAACGTAACAATGTCACAAAAGAATGTTGGAGACATTAGTtgctaaatttaaattttgaatcctAGACATGGAACGTTAAGATCCCTATTCTTAATTCAATCAATCTCCAAATGAATCTAGCTAAGTTGAAAGTAAGCATTAATTTTTTCACCCGATTTGATAGTTACAAAATTTTGgagataaaaaaagaaattgtgaatatcattttctaaagCTTGATTGCTACACACATCTAATATTTTCTTATGACATGATTGAAGTCTGATCCactagtttaaaaaaaatagatgaaatGAGATACTCGTCTtttgataaacaaaaaatcacTCAGGAAGGATAAGAGATGTTGAGAGCATGAGTTTTACTACCTGACTTTCGATCTTCTTTCTTGATCCAACTTCGTGATTCTTTGAGACCTACTTGTTACCTATGCTTGACTCAAGATATCCTTATTTCTTCCAATGATTCTATTGAAGTAAGAAAGAAGTATACAAGGAGCCTAaacctagctctgatacaaACCGTTATAGTCCTACTTTTCATATCGTGTGATATTATGACTCATACAATTATGATTAGCGTTAAGGAGAACTCAAGCATTAACATAAATTTTCACTTATCTTTGTAAAATGTTGAACGATAGGCGAGGTTATTTCATCCTCAATTAAGCTTTCCTTCCTTTGCGACTCTAACTTACTTGCATGTATTTTGGGTTAAGTCCTAAGAATCAATCTTGTCTCTTCTATTGTCTCTTCTATAGGATAAGGGactttaatataatatttgatcatctaaattctaaaaatcATTGAGATGTGTTCAACCTTTAATTGGATCAAGATGGTTAAAATGTTCAAATGGAGCTTgcacaaagagagagaaagagaagacgTATGGAAAGAGGATGACCCATTTTATTGAgttgaccaaaaaaaa is part of the Cucurbita pepo subsp. pepo cultivar mu-cu-16 chromosome LG03, ASM280686v2, whole genome shotgun sequence genome and encodes:
- the LOC111789699 gene encoding probable UDP-arabinopyranose mutase 2 translates to MADSASSPTSLLKDELDIVIPTIRNLDFLEMWRPFFQPYHLIIVQDGDPSKVIKVPEGFDYELYNRNDINRILGPRANCISFKDSACRCFGYMVSKKKYIFTIDDDCFVASDPSGKPINALAQHIKNLLCPSTPFFFNTLYDPYRDGADFVRGYPFSLREGVPTAVSHGLWLNIPDYDAPTQLVKPLERNTRFVDAVLTIPKGTLFPMCGMNLAFDRDLIGPAMYFGLMGDGQPIGRYDDMWAGWCIKVICDHLGLGVKTGLPYIYHSKASNPFVNLRKEYKGIFWQEDIIPFFQQVVLPKDCTTVQKCYFELAKQVKDKLSKVDPYFDKLADAMVTWIEAWDDLNPAGVPTNMPNGKP